TTCGACCCGTCGGAGTATTCGGATTACGGCCCGCGGCGGACGCACTTTGACGACGAGGACCCCAAGCTTCAGGCTCTGAGCAATACAGCGGCCCGCGAGGTGTCGCTGAACGATCACCTGACCACGCAGTGGGATCTGGTCGAGGCGGACGATCTGACGCACCGCTGCGGCCAGATGATTATCGACCATCTGGAGCCGGATGGGTACTTCCGGACGGCGTTCGCGGACCTGAATCACGAGGTCGGGCAGGAGGTGGACGGCGCGGTGTGGGAACGGGCGTTGCGGTTGGTTCAGACGCTCGATCCACCGGGTATCGCGGCGAGGACCGTGCAGGAGTGTCTGCTGCTCCAGCTTGAGGCGATGGGCGAGGACCACGAGCTGGAACGCGCGATCATCGCGGAGCATTTCGAGGAGCTTCAGAAGCAGCAGTATTCGAAGATTGTCCAGAAGACGAATCGGTCGCTTTCCGAGGTGAAAGAAGCGGTGGAGGTGATCCGGACACGGCTGCTGCTGCATCCGGGTCTGACCATCGGCAGTGTGGAGATGCCTTACATCACGCCGGACGTGATCGTCAACTACAGCGAGACGGGGCCGGGGTATGACGTGTTCGTGCCAGACGAGAGCCTGCCTCGGCTGTACATTTCGGGCCATTACCGGCGGATGCTCCAGGACCCGGGCGTGGATCGGACGACGAAACAGTTCGTCCGGAACAACATCCAGTCGGCGAACTGGCTGATCGAGGCGATTCAGCAGCGGCGGGAGACTCTGCGAAAGGTGACGACGGAGATTGTCAACGCGCAGCAGGAGTTTCTGGAGAACGGGCCGCAGTATCTGCGGCCGCTGCCGATGGCGCAGGTGGCGGATGCGGTGGGGATTCACGTGGCGACGGTGTCGCGGGCGGTGGCGGGCAAGTACGTGCAGGCGCCGCGCGGGATATTTCCGCTTCGGATGTTCTTTTCGGGCGGGACGGAGACGGCGGAGGGTGAGAGCCTGAGTTGGGACGCGGTGAAGGCGAAGATTCAGGAGATCGTCGACCACGAGGACAAGACCAGCCCCCTTTCCGATGAACATATTGCCGACCGCCTGAAGGAAGACGGCATCGACGTGGCCCGGCGGACGGTGACCAAGTATCGGAAGCTGATGAAGATTCCGTCGTCGGTCCGGCGGCGGGAATCTTGAGCACCGGTCTTCCTCCTTTCTGCCTTGATGCTCCACGCGTTCTTTTGCCTGTGTGATTCGCGTTATCGAGGCGCGGGTTGGTGAGGGAATGGCGGGTGAACCTGCGGCTCTGCCGCGGAACCTCCCGCCCTACCGGCGGTCGGTCCGCCAGTCAGTGCGGGCGCGGGTTATTCGATGATCGGGCGGTGGGTGGAGCGGCGGCCCTGGTGGATCCAGTCGGGGTGGGCGTGGACTTCGCGGCGGTATTTCTGAGCGAGGCGCTGTTCCTGGTCGTCGAGGGTGCGTGGCTGCCATTGGAGGCTGAGGGTTTGGGCCAGCCGGTCGGCGAGGCGGCTTTCAAACTGGTCCCAGTCGAGGGAGCGGCCGGCGAGGTCGCAGAGGCCGACGGCCGGCTGTTGAGGGAAGCGGTTTTCCATGAAGATCGAGCCGTGCTGGAGCATGGCTCGGTTGAGGCGTCGTTGGGCGCTGCCGACGACTTTGCCGCGGTCGCATCGGAGGTCGGTGGGATAGTCCCTGGCGAAGCAGAAGACGGGTCCGTGGGCCTGGCTTTGCCCGGCGGCTGAGCCCTGGCCGAAGTCGAGGTTCACGCCGTAGTCGCGGACGACCTCGATGACGGCCTGGTGGAATCGGCAGTAGGCCTGGGCGGCGCCGGCCTGGTATAGGTGGTGCTCGGCTGGGACGATCAGGCAGTAGGTGATTTCCTGGTCGTGGATGATCGCCCCCCCACCGGTGACGCGGCGGACCACGGGCATGTCCGCCAGCTCGGCGAACTGGCGGAGCGCCTGCTGGTAGTCCTGAAAATAGCCCAGGGAGAGGGTGGCGGGCGACCATCGGTAGAAGCGGAAGCGGGACCGCCCGTCGGCTGCGCATCGGGCGAGGAGGGCCTGATCGACAGCCATCTGGGTCGGGCCGTCGGCCACCATCCGTTCGTAGAAGATCGCCGTCGATTGCTCCATCAGTACTGCTCCGCGGGGTCAGATAACCGCGCCGCGTCAAGTTTTAGTGTGAATACGACACTGGGGCCAATATACGCCGGTATTTTTGAGACTATATCCGCGTTGGCTTTCAGCCAGATCGCAATCCAGCCGATCTACAAGCTGCAGGCAAATAGTATGCCGTGTTTGTGCCGAGGGATCAACTTGTTTGGCATCGTCCGATAAAGTCGGATACAATCATACGGAAATAAGGAAGATAGCAGAGAGGGAGCAGATAATGTGGACCATTCGTACGTTCTCGGTCGCCCCATTGATTCCGAACCGTCTGAAGCGGCTTCAGGAGTTGGCGTACAACCTCTGGTGGGCGTGGAACACGGACGCGATCGAGCTGTTTCGCCGGCTTGATTCGGAGTTGTGGGATCGGACGGGGCACAATCCGGTGGCCCTGCTGGGCGAGGTGGACCAGGAGAAGCTCAAGCAGGCCAGCGAGGATGAAGGGTTTCTGGCCCATCTGGACCGGGTGATATCGGATTTTGACGTGTACATGAACGAGCCGCGGTGGTACCAGAAGCACGGCGGCGTCGAGGGCTCGGCGGGCAACCCGGAGACTCAGATCGCGTACTTCAGCGCGGAGTTCGGGTTGACCGAGTGTCTGCCGGTTTACAGCGGCGGCTTGGGCATTTTGGCGGGGGATCACCTGAAGTCGGCGAGCGACCTTGGGTTGCCGCTGATGGGGGTGGGGATTCTGTACAGCCAGGGTTATTTCCGGCAGTATCTGAACCCGGACGGCTGGCAGCAGGAGGCGTATCCGAACTACGACTACGCCAATTCTCCGGCGGCGATCTACAACAATCCGGACGGAACGCCGTTCACGATTGAGTTGGAATTTCCGGACCGCAAAGTGACGGTGCAGGTCTGGCAGGTGAACGTGGGCCGGGTTCGGCTGTACCTGATGGACACGAATCTGGCGGCGAATCCGCCGGCGGACCGTGAGATCACGTCGCGGCTTTACGGCGGCGATCTGGAGATGCGGGTTCGGCAGGAGGTTCTGCTGGGGATCGGGGGCGTGCAGGTGCTGGACAAGCTGGGGTTGAAGCCGTCGGTGTACCACATGAACGAGGGGCACTCGGCGTTTCTGGCCCTGGAGCGGATCAACCAGCTCATGGAGCATCGGGGGTTGTCGTTTGACGAGGCCCGCGAGGCGACGATGCCGGGCAACGTGTTCACGACTCACACGCCGGTTCCGGCGGGCAACGACATGTTCCCGGCGGCCCTGATGGACAAATACTTCGTGCACTACTACCCGCGGCTTGGGTTGTCGCGCAAGCAGTTTCTGTCGTTGGGGCGGCAGCATCCGAAGGATGACAACGAGCCGTTCTCGATGACGGTGCTGGCGTTGCGGTTGGCGGCGCATCGCAACGGGGTGAGCCGTCTTCATGGCGAGGTGTCGCGTCAGATGTGGCAGCGGGTGTGGCCGGAGGTTCCGGTCAACGAGGTTCCGGTCAAGCACGTGACCAACGGCGTACACACAGCCAGTTGGACGAGCAAGGACATGGTCGAGCTGCTGGACCGGTATCTGGGCCCGAAGTGGCGCGACCACACGGACGACGTGTCGATCTGGGAGCGGATCAATCGGATTCCGGACTCGGAATTGTGGCGGACGCACGAGCGTCGCCGCGAGCGGCTGGTGGGGTTCGCCCGGCGTCAGCTTCGCCAGCAGCTTCTGAAGCGCGGGGCGACGAAGCTGGAGATTCAGCAGTCGGAAGAGGTGATGGACCCGGAGGCGTTGACGATCGGGTTCGCGCGGCGTTTCGCGACGTACAAGCGTGGGACGCTGCTGATGCGGGATCTCGACCGGTTGGCCCGGCTGTTGACGAATCCGGAGCGTCCGGTGCAGATCATTTTCGCGGGCAAGGCCCACCCGCGCGACACCGAGGGCAAGGAGTTGATCCGCCAGATCATCCACCTGGCGCGGCACGAGGAATTCCGCCGGAAGATCGTGTTCCTCGAAGACTACGACATGAACGTGGCGCGGTACATGGTTCAGGGGGTGGACGTGTGGCTGAACACGCCGCGTCGTCCGATGGAGGCTTCGGGCACGAGCGGGATGAAAGTTCCGTGCAACGGCGGGATCAACATGAGCGTTCTGGACGGCTGGTGGGTTGAGGGGTACCGGATCGACAACGGCTGGGCGGTCGGTTACGGCGAGGTCTACGAGGACTGGGAGTACCAGGACCGGGTCGAGTCGCAGTCGGTCTACGACGCGTTGGAGAAAGAGGTGGTGCCGCTGTTCTACGACCGGGGGCCGGACGGCCTGCCGCGCAAGTGGATCGAGCGGATGAAGAATTCGATGATGAGCGTGTGTCCGGCGTTCACGACACACCGGATGGTCCGCGAGTACGCGGAGAAGTTCTATTTGAACGCCGGGCGGTCGGTGTCGGCGATGACGGAGAACGACTACGCGAAGGCGATCGGCCTGTCGAAGTGGAAGCAGGAGCTGTACAAGTCCTGGCCGCAGATTCGGATCGAGAGCGTGGAGCAGTCGGAGCTGGACAGCCTGACGGTCGGAGGCGACCTGGAGGTTCGTGCGAGCGTGCGGCTGGGTTCGCTGAGGCCCGAGGACGTGGAGGTGCAGCTTTACACCGGGCAGCTCGACGGGCAGCGTCAGCTCGTACACGCCCAGGCGGTTCCGATGCGGTGCGAGCACTCGAACACGCAGACGCACCTGTACGCCGGGACGATACCGTGCCGGCGCAGCGGCATGCACGGGTTCGGCGTCCGGATTTTGCCCAAGCACCCGGACCTGGTTCACCCGTACGACCCGGGTCTGATCCTCTGGGCGTAACGGCGGCCCGGATCACTGACATACACGGCAAACGCAGGTTCCCTATCCACAGAGGGCCTGCGTTTTGCTATAATCGTCGCACCATGAGCAGCAGCGAACAGGCCAAACCGTCGGCAGGCGCGACCACCCCGGCCATGAAGCAGTACGCCGAGCAGAAGGCGCAGGTGGGCGACGCGATCCTGTTTTTCCGGATGGGGGATTTCTACGAGACGTTTTACGACGACGCCAAGACGGTGGCCAAGGCGCTGGGGCTGGCGCTGACGAGCCGCAACAAGGACGACAATCCGATCCCCCTGGCGGGAGTCCCCTACCACGCGGTGGACAACTACCTGGCGAGGCTGGTGCGGGCGGGATACAAGGTGGCGATTTCGGAGCAGATCGAGGATCCGAAGCTGGCCAAAGGGGTGGTCAAGCGGAAGGTGGTTCGGATCGTCACGCCGGGCACGCTGACGGAGCAGAATCTGCTCAACGAGCGCGAGGGGAATTACCTGGCGTGCTGCGCGTTGGGCGGGTCGGACGGGTCAGCGGCGGGCCTGGCGTGGATCGAGCTGTCGACGGGCGAGTTTCGGACGCTGCGACTGAGCCAGCCGGAGATCATCGACGAACTGGTGCGGATCCGGCCGGCGGAAGTGTTGCTGCCGGAATTGGAGATGGGCAACGCAGCGTCGGCATCGGCATCGTATCGGAAGCTGGTGCGGCAGATTCAGGAGACGTTGGATTGCGCGGTGACGCATCGGCCGGGATGGTGGTTCGATGCCTCGCAGGCGGCTGAGACGCTGCGCAAGCATTTCGCGGTGGCCGGGTTGGAAGGGTTCGGGTTTGAGCGCCAGGCCGATCAGGACGTGGCGGCGGCGGGCGCGATCGTTCAGTATCTGGATGAGACACAGAAGACGGCGTTGGGCCATATCCGCAACCTGACGCCGGTGCGGAGGACGCACTACCTGCAGCTCGATCAGACCACGATCCGTTCGCTGGAACTGGAGCGGACGATTCGCAGCGGCACGCGGGACGGGACGCTGCTGGACGTGATGGACCAGACGGGCACGGCGATGGGTTCGCGGCTGCTGCGGCAGTGGCTGTTGTTTCCGCTGAAGGAACTCGATCCGATCGTGATGCGGCAGGACGCGGTGGATCTGCTGCTTCAGCGGCCGGATTTGGTCCGTCAGTTGCGGTCATCGTTCAAGGAGTTCGCCGATCTGGAACGGATCGTGGCGCGGATCGGGACGGGCCGTGCCTCGCCGCGGGACCTGGCGGCGTTGGGCGAGACGCTGGGCAACCTTCCGAAGATCGTGGAGGTGCTTGAGCCGCTTCGGATCGTCGGTTCGCTGCTGGAACAGACCGTCGAGCGGTTCGAGGGTTTTGAGGAACTGGCCACACGGCTGGGCAAGGCGCTGGCGGATCAGCCGCCAGCGAACCTGCGGGACGGCGGCGTGATCGCCGACGGTTTCAACGAGGAGTTGGACCGTCTGCGGTCGATCAGCCGGGACGGGCAGAGCTGGCTGGCCCAGTTCCAGACCCGCGAGATCGAGCGGACGGGCATTCCGAGTCTGAAGGTCGGCTACAACCAGGTGTTCGGGTATTACATCGAGATCACGCACGCCCAGGCCCGCAAGGCGCCGGACGACTACGTGCGGCGGCAGACGCTCAAGAACGCGGAGCGGTACATCACGGACGAGCTCAAGCGGTACGAGGAGGAGCAGCTCACGGCCCAGCAGCGGTCGCTGGACCTGGAGACGCGGCTGTTCGAGGAGCTGCGGCGCGGCGTGGCGGAGCACATCGATCGCGTGCAGCGTTGCGCAGCGGCGGTGGCGCAACTTGACGTGCTGGTCTGTTTCGCGTACGTCGCGTCGATGCGCGGGTACTGCCGGCCGGAGATCATCACCGAGCCGATCCTCAAGATCGTCCAGGGTCGGCATCCGGTGCTGGACGTGACGCTGGCGGAGAAGTTCGTGGCCAACGATACGGACCTGTGCTCGGACCGGCACGCGATGATGATCATCACGGGGCCGAACATGGCGGGCAAGAGCACGTACATCCGGCAGGTGGCCCTGCTGACGCTGCTGGCGCAGACCGGTTCGTTCGTACCGGCCAAGCTGGCGACGGTGGGATTGTGCGATCGGATTTTCACGCGGGTCGGGGCGTCGGACG
The genomic region above belongs to Phycisphaerae bacterium and contains:
- the rpoN gene encoding RNA polymerase factor sigma-54, encoding FDPSEYSDYGPRRTHFDDEDPKLQALSNTAAREVSLNDHLTTQWDLVEADDLTHRCGQMIIDHLEPDGYFRTAFADLNHEVGQEVDGAVWERALRLVQTLDPPGIAARTVQECLLLQLEAMGEDHELERAIIAEHFEELQKQQYSKIVQKTNRSLSEVKEAVEVIRTRLLLHPGLTIGSVEMPYITPDVIVNYSETGPGYDVFVPDESLPRLYISGHYRRMLQDPGVDRTTKQFVRNNIQSANWLIEAIQQRRETLRKVTTEIVNAQQEFLENGPQYLRPLPMAQVADAVGIHVATVSRAVAGKYVQAPRGIFPLRMFFSGGTETAEGESLSWDAVKAKIQEIVDHEDKTSPLSDEHIADRLKEDGIDVARRTVTKYRKLMKIPSSVRRRES
- a CDS encoding lipoate--protein ligase family protein, producing MEQSTAIFYERMVADGPTQMAVDQALLARCAADGRSRFRFYRWSPATLSLGYFQDYQQALRQFAELADMPVVRRVTGGGAIIHDQEITYCLIVPAEHHLYQAGAAQAYCRFHQAVIEVVRDYGVNLDFGQGSAAGQSQAHGPVFCFARDYPTDLRCDRGKVVGSAQRRLNRAMLQHGSIFMENRFPQQPAVGLCDLAGRSLDWDQFESRLADRLAQTLSLQWQPRTLDDQEQRLAQKYRREVHAHPDWIHQGRRSTHRPIIE
- a CDS encoding glycosyltransferase family 1 protein is translated as MWTIRTFSVAPLIPNRLKRLQELAYNLWWAWNTDAIELFRRLDSELWDRTGHNPVALLGEVDQEKLKQASEDEGFLAHLDRVISDFDVYMNEPRWYQKHGGVEGSAGNPETQIAYFSAEFGLTECLPVYSGGLGILAGDHLKSASDLGLPLMGVGILYSQGYFRQYLNPDGWQQEAYPNYDYANSPAAIYNNPDGTPFTIELEFPDRKVTVQVWQVNVGRVRLYLMDTNLAANPPADREITSRLYGGDLEMRVRQEVLLGIGGVQVLDKLGLKPSVYHMNEGHSAFLALERINQLMEHRGLSFDEAREATMPGNVFTTHTPVPAGNDMFPAALMDKYFVHYYPRLGLSRKQFLSLGRQHPKDDNEPFSMTVLALRLAAHRNGVSRLHGEVSRQMWQRVWPEVPVNEVPVKHVTNGVHTASWTSKDMVELLDRYLGPKWRDHTDDVSIWERINRIPDSELWRTHERRRERLVGFARRQLRQQLLKRGATKLEIQQSEEVMDPEALTIGFARRFATYKRGTLLMRDLDRLARLLTNPERPVQIIFAGKAHPRDTEGKELIRQIIHLARHEEFRRKIVFLEDYDMNVARYMVQGVDVWLNTPRRPMEASGTSGMKVPCNGGINMSVLDGWWVEGYRIDNGWAVGYGEVYEDWEYQDRVESQSVYDALEKEVVPLFYDRGPDGLPRKWIERMKNSMMSVCPAFTTHRMVREYAEKFYLNAGRSVSAMTENDYAKAIGLSKWKQELYKSWPQIRIESVEQSELDSLTVGGDLEVRASVRLGSLRPEDVEVQLYTGQLDGQRQLVHAQAVPMRCEHSNTQTHLYAGTIPCRRSGMHGFGVRILPKHPDLVHPYDPGLILWA
- the mutS gene encoding DNA mismatch repair protein MutS; the protein is MSSSEQAKPSAGATTPAMKQYAEQKAQVGDAILFFRMGDFYETFYDDAKTVAKALGLALTSRNKDDNPIPLAGVPYHAVDNYLARLVRAGYKVAISEQIEDPKLAKGVVKRKVVRIVTPGTLTEQNLLNEREGNYLACCALGGSDGSAAGLAWIELSTGEFRTLRLSQPEIIDELVRIRPAEVLLPELEMGNAASASASYRKLVRQIQETLDCAVTHRPGWWFDASQAAETLRKHFAVAGLEGFGFERQADQDVAAAGAIVQYLDETQKTALGHIRNLTPVRRTHYLQLDQTTIRSLELERTIRSGTRDGTLLDVMDQTGTAMGSRLLRQWLLFPLKELDPIVMRQDAVDLLLQRPDLVRQLRSSFKEFADLERIVARIGTGRASPRDLAALGETLGNLPKIVEVLEPLRIVGSLLEQTVERFEGFEELATRLGKALADQPPANLRDGGVIADGFNEELDRLRSISRDGQSWLAQFQTREIERTGIPSLKVGYNQVFGYYIEITHAQARKAPDDYVRRQTLKNAERYITDELKRYEEEQLTAQQRSLDLETRLFEELRRGVAEHIDRVQRCAAAVAQLDVLVCFAYVASMRGYCRPEIITEPILKIVQGRHPVLDVTLAEKFVANDTDLCSDRHAMMIITGPNMAGKSTYIRQVALLTLLAQTGSFVPAKLATVGLCDRIFTRVGASDELTRGQSTFMVEMTEAANIVNNATRHSLVILDEIGRGTSTYDGLSLAWAIAEHLAGSAKPRTLFATHYHELTELEQLIDGVRNYNILVREWHDEIIFLHRIARGGTDKSYGIHVARLAGLPKEVIGRARVILGELERAFSRELKTSDLAERKPEQELFDLPHDSVAAELREMEIEKITPLEALQILQDLKNRVSGA